In the Populus trichocarpa isolate Nisqually-1 chromosome 1, P.trichocarpa_v4.1, whole genome shotgun sequence genome, one interval contains:
- the LOC7465052 gene encoding probable indole-3-acetic acid-amido synthetase GH3.1, which translates to MAVDNALSSPLGPPACEKDAKALQFIEEMTRKTDSVQEDVLAKILIQNAEVEYLKRFNLDGATDRETFKSKLPTIRYEDLQPEIQRIANGDRSSILSTHPISEFLTSSGTSAGERKLMPTIKEELDRRQLLYSLLMPVMNLYVPGLDKGKGLYFLFVKSETRTPGGLLARPVLTSYYKSDHFKTRPYDPYNVYTSPNEAILCADSFQSMYTQMLCGLLEREQVLRVGAVFASGLLRAIRFLQLHWRELADDIESGMLNKEITDPSVKDCMVKILKPNPKLAEFVRMECSKENWEGIITRIWPNTKYLDVIVTGAMAQYIPTLDYYSGGLPLACTMYASSECYFGLNLNPMCKPSEVCYTIMPNMAYFEFLPHDPNGFTHDSTPKLVDLADVELGKEYELVITTYAGLYRYQVGDILRVTGFHNSAPQFHFVRRKNVLLSIDSDKTDEAELQKAVENASQLLREFNTSVVEYTSYADTKTIPGHYVIYWELLVKDSANSPSDEVLNQCCLAMEECLNSVYRQGRVADYSIGPLEIRVVKNGTFEELMDYAISRGASINQYKVPRCVNFTPIMELLDSRVVSKHFSPALPYWTPERRR; encoded by the exons atggcTGTTGATAATGCTCTTTCATCACCTTTGGGTCCTCCAGCGTGTGAGAAAGATGCTAAAGCTCTTCAATTCATTGAGGAAATGACTAGAAAGACTGACTCAGTTCAAGAGGATGTTTTGGCCAAAATCCTGATCCAAAACGCTGAGGTCGAGTACTTAAAACGGTTCAACCTTGATGGTGCAACTGACCGTGAGACTTTTAAGTCTAAATTACCCACGATCAGATACGAGGATCTTCAGCCTGAAATCCAACGAATTGCTAATGGTGATCGCTCTTCCATCTTATCAACTCACCCCATCTCAGAATTCCTTACTAG tTCTGGGACATCTGCTGGCGAAAGAAAGCTCATGCCAACAATTAAGGAAGAGCTGGATCGTCGCCAATTACTGTATAGTTTACTCATGCCAGTAATGAACCT TTACGTGCCTGGCTTAGACAAAGGCAAAggcttatacttcttgttcgtgAAGTCTGAAACAAGAACCCCAGGAGGTCTCCTGGCTCGTCCGGTGCTTACGAGCTATTACAAGAGTGACCACTTCAAGACACGTCCATATGATCCTTACAATGTGTACACCAGCCCAAATGAGGCCATTCTTTGTGCAGATTCATTCCAGAGCATGTACACTCAGATGCTCTGTGGCCTTCTAGAGCGTGAACAAGTGCTCAGGGTCGGTGCAGTCTTTGCTTCCGGCCTTCTCCGTGCCATAAGGTTTCTCCAACTTCATTGGCGGGAACTTGCTGATGATATCGAGTCAGGAATGCTAAACAAGGAAATAACTGACCCTTCCGTCAAAGATTGCATGGTAAAGATTCTGAAGCCAAACCCAAAGCTTGCAGAGTTTGTCAGAATGGAGTGTAGTAAGGAAAACTGGGAAGGGATCATTACAAGAATTTGGCCTAACACCAAATATCTTGATGTGATTGTCACTGGAGCCATGGCCCAATATATCCCTACCCTCGACTACTATAGTGGTGGTTTACCTTTGGCGTGCACTATGTATGCCTCATCAGAATGTTACTTTGGGTTAAACCTGAATCCAATGTGCAAGCCATCAGAAGTTTGTTACACAATCATGCCAAATATGGCTTACTTCGAGTTTTTACCCCACGATCCTAATGGGTTCACTCATGATTCAACTCCAAAACTTGTTGACCTTGCTGATGTTGAGTTGGGTAAGGAATACGAGCTTGTTATCACAACCTATGCCGGTTTATACAGGTACCAAGTTGGTGACATCCTTCGAGTTACCGGGTTCCACAACTCAGCCCCTCAATTTCATTTCGTAAGGAGGAAGAATGTATTGCTTAGTATTGACTCGGACAAAACAGATGAAGCTGAGTTACAAAAGGCAGTTGAGAACGCATCACAACTTCTACGTGAATTCAACACAAGTGTTGTTGAATACACTAGCTATGCTGATACAAAGACAATTCCTGGCCACTATGTGATTTACTGGGAATTATTGGTCAAAGACTCAGCCAACTCTCCTAGTGACGAAGTACTAAACCAATGTTGCCTTGCTATGGAAGAATGTTTGAACTCAGTGTATCGACAAGGCCGAGTTGCAGATTACTCAATTGGACCACTCGAGATACGTGTGGTAAAAAATGGTACATTTGAGGAGCTGATGGATTATGCAATTTCAAGAGGGGCATCCATCAATCAGTATAAGGTTCCAAGGTGCGTCAATTTTACTCCAATCatggagttgcttgattcaAGGGTGGTATCCAAGCATTTCAGCCCAGCTTTGCCATACTGGACACCGGAAAGAAGAAGGTGA